One Asterias rubens chromosome 1, eAstRub1.3, whole genome shotgun sequence genomic region harbors:
- the LOC117293313 gene encoding putative deoxyribonuclease TATDN3 isoform X3 yields the protein MASDLCYIDAHCHLSAKDFDEAGVGAVLAVAEHQEEFGRILQLSERFTDFVMPCLGVHPVQGDPSHEQRGVRHSDIEGALEFIEANCSKLAAIGEVGLDFTPRFVKSDQEKQEQREVLIRQVELAKRLDLPLNVHSRSAGRPTINLLKEHGADKVLLHAFDGKPSNAMVGVECGYFFSIPPSIVRSEQKQKLVKSLPMDRILLETDSPALGPERQTRNEPKNIHISCDYIARVKNLTPEEVMRITTENALRLFPKLRKLLHR from the exons ATGGCGTCAGATTTGTGCTACATCGATGCTCATTGTCACTTGTCAGCCAAAGACTTTGATGAG GCTGGCGTGGGTGCGGTCCTCGCTGTTGCTGAACATCAAGAGGAGTTTGGTCGAATTCTCCAGCTCAGTGAACGGTTCACTGACTTTGTCATGCCATGCCTTGGTGTTCATCCTGTTCAG GGGGATCCCAGTCACGAACAGAGAGGTGTGCGGCACTCAgacatagagggcgctcttgAGTTCATTGAAGCAAACTGCAGTAAACTTGCTGCCATTGGTGAG gTAGGGCTAGATTTTACCCCTCGGTTTGTGAAGAGTGATCAGGAGAAACAAGAACAGAGAGAAGTTCTAATCAGACAAGTTGAGCTTGCAAAAAGACTGGATCTTCCATT GAACGTTCATTCAAGGTCTGCTGGGAGACCAACTATAAATCTGTTGAAGGAGCACG GTGCAGACAAGGTGCTATTACATGCCTTTGATGGTAAACCATCAAATGCCATGGTCGGAGTGGAGTGTGGCTACTTCTTCTccataccgccctctattgtcaGGAGTGAACAG AAGCAGAAACTTGTGAAGAGTCTTCCGATGGATAGAATACTTCTGGAAACAGACTCCCCAGCATTAGGCCCTGAAAGACAG ACTCGCAACGAGCCCAAGAATATCCACATCAGCTGTGATTACATAGCAAGAGTCAAGAACCTTACCCCTGAAGAAGTGATGAGAATTACCACAGAGAACGCTCTTAGACTGTTTCCAAAACTACGAAAATTACTTCATAGATGA
- the LOC117293313 gene encoding putative deoxyribonuclease TATDN3 isoform X1: MASDLCYIDAHCHLSAKDFDEDIDDVIDRAKKAGVGAVLAVAEHQEEFGRILQLSERFTDFVMPCLGVHPVQGDPSHEQRGVRHSDIEGALEFIEANCSKLAAIGEVGLDFTPRFVKSDQEKQEQREVLIRQVELAKRLDLPLNVHSRSAGRPTINLLKEHGADKVLLHAFDGKPSNAMVGVECGYFFSIPPSIVRSEQKQKLVKSLPMDRILLETDSPALGPERQTRNEPKNIHISCDYIARVKNLTPEEVMRITTENALRLFPKLRKLLHR, from the exons ATGGCGTCAGATTTGTGCTACATCGATGCTCATTGTCACTTGTCAGCCAAAGACTTTGATGAG gACATTGATGATGTCATTGACAGAGCTAAAAAG GCTGGCGTGGGTGCGGTCCTCGCTGTTGCTGAACATCAAGAGGAGTTTGGTCGAATTCTCCAGCTCAGTGAACGGTTCACTGACTTTGTCATGCCATGCCTTGGTGTTCATCCTGTTCAG GGGGATCCCAGTCACGAACAGAGAGGTGTGCGGCACTCAgacatagagggcgctcttgAGTTCATTGAAGCAAACTGCAGTAAACTTGCTGCCATTGGTGAG gTAGGGCTAGATTTTACCCCTCGGTTTGTGAAGAGTGATCAGGAGAAACAAGAACAGAGAGAAGTTCTAATCAGACAAGTTGAGCTTGCAAAAAGACTGGATCTTCCATT GAACGTTCATTCAAGGTCTGCTGGGAGACCAACTATAAATCTGTTGAAGGAGCACG GTGCAGACAAGGTGCTATTACATGCCTTTGATGGTAAACCATCAAATGCCATGGTCGGAGTGGAGTGTGGCTACTTCTTCTccataccgccctctattgtcaGGAGTGAACAG AAGCAGAAACTTGTGAAGAGTCTTCCGATGGATAGAATACTTCTGGAAACAGACTCCCCAGCATTAGGCCCTGAAAGACAG ACTCGCAACGAGCCCAAGAATATCCACATCAGCTGTGATTACATAGCAAGAGTCAAGAACCTTACCCCTGAAGAAGTGATGAGAATTACCACAGAGAACGCTCTTAGACTGTTTCCAAAACTACGAAAATTACTTCATAGATGA
- the LOC117293313 gene encoding putative deoxyribonuclease TATDN3 isoform X2, which yields MASDLCYIDAHCHLSAKDFDEDIDDVIDRAKKAGVGAVLAVAEHQEEFGRILQLSERFTDFVMPCLGVHPVQGDPSHEQRGVRHSDIEGALEFIEANCSKLAAIGEVGLDFTPRFVKSDQEKQEQREVLIRQVELAKRLDLPLNVHSRSAGRPTINLLKEHGADKVLLHAFDGKPSNAMVGVECGYFFSIPPSIVRSEQQKLVKSLPMDRILLETDSPALGPERQTRNEPKNIHISCDYIARVKNLTPEEVMRITTENALRLFPKLRKLLHR from the exons ATGGCGTCAGATTTGTGCTACATCGATGCTCATTGTCACTTGTCAGCCAAAGACTTTGATGAG gACATTGATGATGTCATTGACAGAGCTAAAAAG GCTGGCGTGGGTGCGGTCCTCGCTGTTGCTGAACATCAAGAGGAGTTTGGTCGAATTCTCCAGCTCAGTGAACGGTTCACTGACTTTGTCATGCCATGCCTTGGTGTTCATCCTGTTCAG GGGGATCCCAGTCACGAACAGAGAGGTGTGCGGCACTCAgacatagagggcgctcttgAGTTCATTGAAGCAAACTGCAGTAAACTTGCTGCCATTGGTGAG gTAGGGCTAGATTTTACCCCTCGGTTTGTGAAGAGTGATCAGGAGAAACAAGAACAGAGAGAAGTTCTAATCAGACAAGTTGAGCTTGCAAAAAGACTGGATCTTCCATT GAACGTTCATTCAAGGTCTGCTGGGAGACCAACTATAAATCTGTTGAAGGAGCACG GTGCAGACAAGGTGCTATTACATGCCTTTGATGGTAAACCATCAAATGCCATGGTCGGAGTGGAGTGTGGCTACTTCTTCTccataccgccctctattgtcaGGAGTGAACAG CAGAAACTTGTGAAGAGTCTTCCGATGGATAGAATACTTCTGGAAACAGACTCCCCAGCATTAGGCCCTGAAAGACAG ACTCGCAACGAGCCCAAGAATATCCACATCAGCTGTGATTACATAGCAAGAGTCAAGAACCTTACCCCTGAAGAAGTGATGAGAATTACCACAGAGAACGCTCTTAGACTGTTTCCAAAACTACGAAAATTACTTCATAGATGA